From Streptomyces sp. TLI_105, the proteins below share one genomic window:
- the cobA gene encoding uroporphyrinogen-III C-methyltransferase, whose protein sequence is MAENAENAEHPAYPVGLRLAGRRVVVLGGGQVAQRRLPALIAAGADITLISPSATPSVDAMAETGEITWIKRRYEDGDLADAWYALVATTDPAANAAASAEAERTRTWCVRADDAEAATAWTPATGRDAGVTVAVLTGHDPRRSAAVRDAIVEGLRDGSIAAPAHRSRTPFVALVGGGPGDPDLITVRGRRLLAEADVVIADRLGPRDLLDELPPHVEVIDAAKIPYGRFMAQEAINNALIEHAKAGKSVVRLKGGDPFVFGRGMEEAQALLAEGIACTVVPGISSSISVPGAAGIPVTHRGVAHEFTVVSGHVAPDDPRSLVDWASLAKLTGTLVILMGVDKIGKIAEALIAHGKSPDTPLALVQEGTTATQRRVDATLATVAETVRAEEVRPPAVIVIGEVVTEGPDKLTK, encoded by the coding sequence ATGGCCGAGAACGCCGAGAACGCCGAGCACCCCGCCTACCCCGTCGGACTGCGCCTCGCCGGCCGCCGCGTCGTCGTCCTCGGCGGCGGTCAGGTGGCCCAGCGCCGACTCCCGGCCCTCATCGCCGCGGGTGCCGACATCACCCTGATCTCCCCGTCCGCGACCCCGTCCGTGGACGCGATGGCGGAGACGGGCGAGATCACCTGGATCAAGCGCCGGTACGAGGACGGGGACCTGGCCGACGCCTGGTACGCCCTGGTGGCGACCACGGACCCGGCGGCGAACGCCGCCGCGTCCGCCGAGGCGGAGCGGACCAGGACCTGGTGCGTGCGCGCGGACGACGCCGAGGCGGCGACGGCCTGGACCCCGGCGACGGGCAGGGACGCGGGCGTCACGGTGGCGGTGCTCACCGGCCACGACCCCCGCCGCTCCGCCGCCGTGCGCGACGCGATCGTCGAGGGCCTCCGAGACGGCTCGATCGCCGCGCCCGCGCACCGCTCCCGCACCCCCTTCGTCGCCCTGGTGGGCGGCGGCCCCGGCGACCCGGACCTCATCACCGTCCGGGGCCGTCGGCTGCTCGCGGAGGCGGACGTGGTCATCGCGGACCGGCTCGGCCCCCGCGACCTCCTGGACGAGCTGCCGCCGCACGTCGAGGTGATCGACGCGGCGAAGATCCCGTACGGCCGCTTCATGGCCCAGGAGGCGATCAACAACGCGCTGATCGAGCACGCCAAGGCGGGCAAGTCGGTCGTCCGCCTCAAGGGCGGGGACCCGTTCGTCTTCGGCCGGGGCATGGAGGAAGCGCAAGCACTGCTCGCCGAGGGCATCGCCTGCACGGTGGTCCCGGGCATCTCCAGCTCGATCTCGGTCCCGGGCGCGGCCGGCATCCCGGTGACGCACCGCGGGGTGGCCCACGAGTTCACGGTGGTCAGCGGCCACGTGGCCCCGGACGACCCGCGTTCGCTGGTGGACTGGGCGTCCCTGGCGAAGCTGACGGGCACGCTGGTCATCCTCATGGGCGTCGACAAGATCGGCAAGATCGCCGAGGCGCTGATCGCCCACGGCAAGTCTCCGGACACCCCCCTGGCCCTGGTCCAGGAGGGGACGACGGCGACCCAGCGCCGGGTGGACGCGACGCTGGCGACGGTCGCGGAGACGGTCAGGGCGGAGGAGGTCCGCCCGCCGGCGGTCATCGTCATCGGCGAGGTGGTCACCGAGGGCCCCGACAAACTGACGAAGTAA
- a CDS encoding RNA methyltransferase has translation MAELITIDDPDDPRLRDYTGLTDVELRRRREPAEGLFIAEGEKVIRRAKQAGYEMRSMLLSAKWVDVMRDVIDEVPAPVYAIQPDLAERVTGYHVHRGALASMQRKPLPEAAELLAGARRVVIMESVNDHTNIGAIFRSAAALGMDAVLLSPDCADPLYRRSVKVSMGAVFSVPYARLEAWPRGLETVREAGFRLLALTPAEKATSIDEAAPHRLDRVALMLGAEGDGLSTQALRAADEWVRIPMAHGVDSLNVGAAAAVAFYAVATGRPES, from the coding sequence GTGGCCGAACTCATCACGATCGACGACCCCGACGACCCGCGCCTGCGCGACTACACCGGCCTGACCGACGTCGAGCTCCGCCGCAGGCGCGAGCCGGCCGAGGGCCTGTTCATCGCGGAGGGCGAGAAGGTCATCCGCCGCGCGAAGCAGGCCGGTTACGAGATGCGGTCGATGCTGCTCTCGGCCAAGTGGGTCGACGTCATGCGCGACGTCATCGACGAGGTCCCCGCCCCGGTGTACGCGATCCAGCCCGACCTCGCGGAACGGGTCACCGGCTACCACGTGCACCGCGGCGCCCTCGCCTCCATGCAGCGCAAGCCGCTCCCGGAGGCCGCCGAGCTCCTCGCCGGCGCCCGCCGGGTGGTGATCATGGAGTCGGTCAACGACCACACCAACATCGGCGCCATCTTCCGCAGCGCCGCCGCCCTCGGCATGGACGCGGTCCTGCTGTCCCCGGACTGCGCGGACCCGCTGTACCGACGCTCGGTGAAGGTCTCCATGGGCGCGGTCTTCTCGGTCCCGTACGCCCGCCTGGAGGCGTGGCCCCGAGGCCTGGAGACCGTACGGGAGGCGGGCTTCAGGCTCCTCGCCCTCACCCCGGCCGAGAAGGCGACCTCGATCGACGAGGCCGCCCCGCACCGCCTGGACCGGGTGGCGCTGATGCTCGGGGCGGAGGGCGACGGCCTGTCCACGCAGGCCCTGCGCGCCGCCGACGAGTGGGTCCGCATCCCGATGGCCCACGGCGTCGACTCGCTCAACGTGGGCGCGGCGGCGGCCGTCGCGTTCTACGCGGTGGCGACGGGCCGCCCGGAGTCCTGA
- a CDS encoding serine/threonine-protein kinase yields the protein MAMMRLRREDPRIVGSFRLHRRLGAGGMGVVYLGSDRRGQRVALKVIRPDLAEDQEFRSRFAREVSAARRIRGGCTARLVAADLEADRPWFATQYVPGPSLHDRVAEEGPLRAADVASIGAALSEGLVAVHEAGVVHRDLKPSNILLSPKGPRIIDFGIAWATGASTLTHVGTAVGSPGFLAPEQVRGAAVTPATDVFSLGATLAYAAMADSPFGHGSSEVMLYRVVHEEPQLHGVPDALAPLIRACLAKDPEDRPSTLQLSMRLKEIAAREAQGLPVSRPPAQRERAEERSTVRPTERYTDRDVPGRGPERERGTERGRGAGPSSRPSAGPRTGGSRGPQSRPGTRPGARSTSTGRRPANPRLLRQRLFVFVVVTLVVALGIAAAQALQG from the coding sequence ATGGCGATGATGCGGCTCCGGCGCGAGGATCCGCGGATCGTCGGGTCGTTCCGGCTCCACCGCAGGCTGGGGGCCGGCGGGATGGGCGTCGTGTACCTGGGGTCCGACCGGCGCGGCCAGCGGGTGGCGCTGAAGGTGATCCGGCCCGACCTGGCCGAGGACCAGGAGTTCCGCTCGCGGTTCGCCCGCGAGGTGTCGGCGGCCCGGCGGATCCGCGGCGGCTGCACCGCCCGGCTCGTCGCCGCCGATCTGGAGGCCGACCGCCCCTGGTTCGCCACCCAGTACGTGCCCGGCCCCTCGCTGCACGACCGGGTCGCCGAGGAGGGTCCGCTGCGGGCCGCCGACGTGGCCTCGATCGGAGCGGCGCTCTCGGAGGGCCTCGTCGCCGTCCACGAGGCCGGGGTCGTCCACCGCGACCTGAAGCCCTCGAACATCCTGCTCTCCCCCAAGGGCCCCCGCATCATCGACTTCGGCATCGCCTGGGCCACCGGGGCCAGCACCCTGACCCATGTGGGCACGGCCGTCGGCTCACCCGGCTTCCTCGCCCCCGAGCAGGTGCGCGGCGCGGCCGTCACCCCCGCCACCGACGTCTTCTCGCTCGGCGCCACCCTGGCGTACGCGGCGATGGCCGACTCCCCCTTCGGGCACGGCAGTTCCGAGGTCATGCTCTACCGCGTCGTGCACGAGGAGCCCCAGCTGCACGGGGTGCCGGACGCGCTGGCGCCGCTCATCAGGGCCTGCCTCGCGAAGGACCCCGAGGACCGTCCCAGCACCCTGCAGCTGTCGATGCGGCTCAAGGAGATCGCGGCGCGCGAGGCCCAGGGGCTGCCGGTCTCCCGGCCGCCGGCGCAGCGGGAGCGCGCCGAGGAGCGGAGCACCGTCCGGCCCACCGAGCGGTACACCGACCGGGACGTGCCCGGCCGTGGCCCGGAGCGTGAGCGGGGTACGGAGCGGGGACGGGGGGCCGGCCCCTCGTCCCGGCCTTCGGCGGGGCCCCGGACCGGTGGCTCGCGAGGGCCTCAGTCCCGTCCGGGGACCCGGCCCGGCGCCCGCTCCACGTCGACCGGGCGCCGGCCCGCCAACCCCCGGCTGCTGCGGCAGCGGCTCTTCGTCTTCGTGGTCGTGACCCTCGTCGTGGCCCTCGGGATCGCCGCCGCGCAGGCCTTGCAGGGGTAG
- a CDS encoding aminoglycoside phosphotransferase family protein: MAALAHTAAHPSGEPCRCAGGLVGVLADRDDGTVVRHGGLVAKAHAPGTDPEAHRVRLALAAHQDLGGVFLPPLPPPRTGPDALDGRPVTVWPYGPPVAPEDPDAAPWEEAARLLALLHRTPPPPGWADRLPDMRAPEKVALAVERMRRAAPDHPAAATVLDAWRTVPDGPATAHRLLCHGDFHLGQLVRDTRRAPGTVARSDGEAPWRLIDIDDLGLGDPAWDLARPAAWFAAGLLPPEVWTRFLGAYQEAGGPAVDAEPWGRLDVPARALTVQTAALALAKSTAERRPLDEVEEVMIDTCARIAGHRTG; this comes from the coding sequence CTGGCCGCCCTCGCGCACACCGCCGCCCACCCGTCCGGCGAGCCCTGCCGTTGCGCGGGCGGGCTCGTCGGGGTGCTGGCGGACCGGGACGACGGGACCGTCGTACGGCACGGGGGGCTCGTCGCGAAGGCGCACGCGCCCGGCACCGACCCCGAGGCCCATCGCGTACGGCTCGCGCTGGCCGCGCACCAGGACCTCGGCGGCGTCTTCCTGCCGCCCCTCCCGCCGCCGCGGACGGGCCCCGACGCGCTGGACGGCCGCCCGGTCACGGTCTGGCCGTACGGTCCACCCGTCGCCCCGGAGGATCCCGACGCCGCACCGTGGGAGGAGGCGGCACGGCTCCTCGCCCTGCTGCACCGCACCCCGCCCCCGCCCGGCTGGGCCGACCGCCTCCCGGACATGCGGGCCCCGGAGAAGGTGGCCCTCGCCGTGGAGCGGATGCGTCGCGCGGCTCCGGACCATCCGGCGGCGGCCACGGTCCTGGACGCCTGGCGGACGGTTCCCGACGGTCCCGCGACGGCACACCGGCTCCTGTGCCACGGCGACTTCCACCTGGGCCAGCTGGTCCGCGACACCCGCCGCGCGCCCGGCACCGTGGCCCGCTCCGACGGAGAAGCGCCCTGGCGGCTCATCGACATCGACGACCTCGGCCTGGGAGACCCGGCGTGGGATCTGGCCCGGCCCGCCGCCTGGTTCGCCGCCGGTCTCCTGCCGCCCGAGGTCTGGACGCGTTTCCTCGGCGCGTACCAGGAGGCGGGCGGCCCCGCCGTGGACGCGGAGCCCTGGGGCCGACTCGACGTGCCCGCCCGGGCGCTGACGGTCCAGACCGCCGCGCTGGCCCTGGCCAAGTCCACGGCCGAGCGCCGGCCGCTCGACGAGGTCGAGGAAGTGATGATCGACACCTGTGCCCGCATCGCCGGACATCGAACCGGGTAG
- a CDS encoding zf-TFIIB domain-containing protein: protein MQCPKCHAAMHTYNRNGVQIEQCSGCRGIFLDYGELEALTRLESQWVQQAPPAPPAYPAQPAPAAPAWGAPHQGGHYRKGGFGRMLFSS from the coding sequence ATGCAGTGTCCCAAGTGCCATGCGGCCATGCACACGTACAACCGCAACGGCGTCCAGATCGAGCAGTGCAGCGGTTGCCGGGGCATCTTCCTGGACTACGGCGAGCTGGAGGCCCTGACCCGCCTGGAGTCCCAGTGGGTCCAGCAGGCCCCGCCCGCCCCGCCGGCCTACCCGGCGCAGCCCGCCCCCGCCGCGCCCGCCTGGGGCGCCCCGCACCAGGGCGGCCACTACCGCAAGGGCGGCTTCGGGCGGATGCTCTTCTCCTCCTGA
- a CDS encoding chorismate-binding protein, with product MHDLAPLARFGGLLATDLRDVTHDPEALDSAGFWAVCADFEGRLTCARFGDVRPDPVPLPVPGAWRGPAAGDWTSSLDRAAYTAGVRRVREHIARGEVYQANLCRVLTAPLPDPADADVDALTALLARGNPAPYAGTIRLPAHGVEIATASPELYLRREGALISSGPIKGTGRTAADLLPKDHAENVMIVDLVRNDLGRVSETGTVAVPELCAVEEHPGLVHLVSTVTGLLREDAGWPGLLAATFPPGSVTGAPKSSALRIIEALETVPRGPYCGGIGWVDADAGTAELAVGIRTFWIDRPEGVLRFGTGAGITWGSDPEREWEETELKAARLVAIASGAYESGACEASGKATSR from the coding sequence GTGCACGACCTTGCTCCCCTGGCCCGCTTCGGCGGCCTCCTCGCGACCGACCTCCGGGACGTCACCCATGATCCCGAGGCACTGGACTCCGCGGGCTTCTGGGCCGTCTGCGCGGACTTCGAAGGGCGCCTCACCTGCGCGCGCTTCGGGGACGTCCGGCCCGACCCGGTCCCCCTGCCCGTCCCGGGCGCCTGGCGCGGACCCGCCGCCGGTGACTGGACGTCCTCGCTCGACCGCGCCGCGTACACCGCGGGCGTACGGCGCGTGCGCGAGCACATCGCGCGCGGCGAGGTCTACCAGGCGAACCTCTGCCGGGTGCTGACCGCGCCCCTGCCGGACCCGGCCGACGCCGACGTCGACGCCCTCACCGCGCTCCTGGCCCGGGGCAACCCCGCCCCCTATGCCGGAACGATCCGGCTGCCCGCCCACGGCGTGGAGATCGCCACCGCGTCCCCCGAGCTGTACCTGCGCAGGGAAGGGGCCCTGATCTCCTCGGGCCCCATCAAGGGGACCGGCCGCACCGCCGCCGACCTCCTGCCCAAGGACCACGCGGAGAACGTGATGATCGTCGACCTGGTCCGCAACGACCTGGGCCGCGTCAGCGAGACCGGCACCGTCGCGGTCCCCGAGCTCTGCGCCGTCGAGGAGCACCCCGGCCTCGTCCACCTCGTGTCCACGGTCACCGGACTGCTTCGCGAGGACGCCGGCTGGCCCGGGCTGCTCGCCGCCACCTTCCCGCCCGGCTCCGTCACCGGCGCGCCCAAGTCCAGTGCGCTGCGGATCATCGAGGCGCTGGAGACCGTGCCCCGGGGGCCGTACTGCGGGGGCATCGGCTGGGTCGACGCCGACGCGGGCACCGCCGAGCTGGCCGTGGGCATACGCACCTTCTGGATCGACCGCCCCGAGGGCGTGCTCCGCTTCGGTACGGGCGCCGGGATCACCTGGGGCTCCGACCCGGAGCGCGAGTGGGAGGAGACCGAGCTGAAGGCGGCCCGGCTGGTCGCGATAGCGTCGGGCGCCTACGAGTCAGGCGCCTGTGAGGCGAGCGGAAAGGCCACTTCTCGATGA
- a CDS encoding aminotransferase class IV yields the protein MKLWVNGGLHDAETARVSVLDHGLTVGDGIFETVKAERGETFALTLHLERLTRSARGLGLPDPDLGEVRRACAAVLEANPMELGRLRITYTGGLSPLGSERGDAGASLVVALGETSRRPDSTAVITVPWTRNERGALTGLKTTSYAENVVALARAREQGASEALFANTVGQLCEGTGSNVFVVVDGRILTPPVSSGCLAGITRALAVEWTGAQETDLPLEVLESADEIFLTSTLRDVQAVHRVDGRELAGAPGPVTAKAMRVFDERAAGNRDPRLA from the coding sequence ATGAAACTCTGGGTCAACGGCGGGCTGCACGACGCGGAGACCGCCCGGGTCTCCGTACTGGACCACGGACTGACCGTCGGCGACGGCATCTTCGAGACGGTCAAGGCGGAGCGTGGCGAAACGTTTGCTCTCACGCTTCACCTGGAGCGGCTCACCCGCTCCGCCCGCGGCCTCGGCCTGCCCGACCCCGACCTCGGCGAGGTCCGCCGCGCCTGCGCGGCCGTCCTGGAGGCCAACCCGATGGAGCTCGGCCGGCTCCGCATCACGTACACCGGCGGACTCTCCCCGCTCGGCTCGGAGCGCGGCGACGCGGGCGCGAGCCTGGTCGTCGCCCTCGGCGAGACGAGCCGCCGCCCCGACTCGACCGCCGTGATCACCGTCCCCTGGACGCGCAACGAGCGCGGAGCCCTCACCGGCCTCAAGACCACCTCGTACGCCGAGAACGTCGTCGCCCTCGCCAGGGCGCGCGAGCAGGGGGCCTCCGAGGCGCTCTTCGCCAACACCGTGGGGCAGCTCTGCGAGGGCACCGGCTCCAACGTCTTCGTCGTGGTCGACGGCCGGATCCTCACCCCGCCCGTCTCCTCCGGCTGCCTCGCGGGCATCACCCGGGCCCTTGCCGTGGAGTGGACCGGCGCCCAGGAGACCGACCTGCCGCTGGAGGTGCTGGAGAGCGCCGACGAGATCTTCCTGACCTCGACCCTGCGCGACGTCCAGGCCGTGCACCGGGTCGACGGCCGCGAGCTCGCGGGCGCGCCCGGCCCCGTCACCGCCAAGGCGATGCGGGTCTTCGACGAGCGGGCGGCCGGGAACCGGGACCCGCGGCTCGCGTAA
- a CDS encoding GNAT family N-acetyltransferase translates to MTTTLRPTEPLQQSADGGRSRTFDICVNSRRVGSVRIATDEGFGKASGLIDRLLVDEPDRGRGRGTVAALAAEEVLRGWGCGEVQISVPAEAAAAVRMARSLGYTERSRNMLKELPAEPPRLPEGFEYRPATQAEFDAWSAKAQAAFAQSWIDRGVPEEQALAKAEDSNRRFLPQGLETPGVTISVGVRDGQVVGYLWVGRLEREPGKPTGFVFEVEVVEGERGKGYGRALMLLAERAALEAGERLIELHVFAGNTPAIRLYESLGYRTVLVNSAKPLL, encoded by the coding sequence ATGACCACCACCCTGCGGCCGACCGAGCCGCTTCAGCAATCCGCCGACGGCGGCCGTTCCCGCACCTTCGACATCTGCGTGAACAGCCGCCGGGTCGGATCCGTCCGCATCGCCACCGATGAGGGCTTCGGCAAGGCGTCCGGCCTGATCGACCGCCTCCTGGTCGACGAGCCCGACCGGGGCCGGGGCCGGGGCACGGTGGCGGCGCTCGCCGCGGAGGAGGTGCTGCGCGGCTGGGGCTGCGGCGAGGTGCAGATCTCGGTGCCGGCGGAGGCGGCGGCCGCGGTGCGGATGGCCCGCTCGCTCGGGTACACCGAGCGCAGCCGCAACATGCTCAAGGAGCTTCCGGCCGAGCCGCCGCGGCTCCCGGAGGGCTTCGAGTACCGGCCGGCGACCCAGGCGGAGTTCGACGCGTGGTCGGCGAAGGCGCAGGCCGCGTTCGCGCAGAGCTGGATCGACCGGGGCGTCCCGGAGGAGCAGGCGCTCGCCAAGGCCGAGGACAGCAACCGCCGCTTCCTCCCGCAGGGCCTGGAGACCCCGGGCGTCACCATCAGCGTCGGCGTGCGCGACGGGCAGGTCGTCGGCTACCTCTGGGTGGGCCGCCTCGAGCGCGAGCCCGGGAAGCCGACGGGCTTCGTCTTCGAGGTCGAGGTCGTCGAGGGGGAGCGCGGCAAGGGCTACGGCCGGGCCCTCATGCTGCTCGCCGAGCGGGCCGCCCTGGAGGCCGGGGAGCGCCTCATCGAACTGCACGTGTTCGCGGGCAACACCCCGGCGATCCGGCTCTACGAGTCGCTCGGCTACCGCACGGTCCTCGTCAACAGCGCGAAGCCGCTGCTCTGA